A stretch of the Verrucomicrobiales bacterium genome encodes the following:
- a CDS encoding gamma carbonic anhydrase family protein, which translates to MTDVTSRLDRFLRQIPQLGQGVYIAKGAVVTGAVKLGDHSSIWYNAVLRGDIDRIEVGHHTNIQDNAVLHVADDLPCLIADYVTVGHSANVHACTIGSRTLVGMGAIVLDGAVVEEECIIGAHALVPPGKRIPAGSMVVGIPGKISRALSPEERAGLRYWADKYVDNAAYCLQHGINLGKPL; encoded by the coding sequence ATGACCGACGTCACCTCTCGATTGGATCGCTTCCTTCGTCAAATACCCCAGCTGGGTCAGGGGGTCTACATCGCCAAAGGTGCGGTGGTCACCGGAGCCGTCAAGCTCGGAGACCACTCCAGCATTTGGTACAACGCGGTGCTGCGCGGAGATATCGACCGCATCGAAGTCGGACATCACACCAATATCCAAGATAATGCAGTCCTCCATGTAGCCGATGACCTGCCCTGCCTGATTGCGGACTATGTGACGGTGGGCCACTCGGCCAACGTGCACGCCTGCACGATCGGGTCTCGCACCCTGGTCGGAATGGGAGCCATCGTGCTCGATGGCGCGGTGGTGGAGGAGGAATGCATCATCGGCGCTCATGCCTTGGTGCCTCCTGGAAAACGAATTCCGGCGGGTTCCATGGTGGTGGGCATCCCCGGCAAAATCTCGCGGGCGCTCAGCCCCGAAGAGCGGGCAGGACTTCGTTATTGGGCCGACAAGTATGTCGACAACGCCGCCTATTGCCTCCAGCACGGCATCAACCTAGGCAAGCCCCTTTAA
- the ffh gene encoding signal recognition particle protein gives MFESLSGKLQNVFRNLRGLGKISEDNVADSLREVRMALLDADVNFKVVKEFLDKIKEKSLGQEVIQSVHPGQQIIKIIHDELVSLLGATNSGLEFKKTPGVLMMVGLHGSGKTTSSGKLARWLVKQDRKPLLVGADVYRPAAMDQLEKLGQQLNVPVFIKKGETDVLVIARLAMEQAQALGCNLVIFDTAGRLQIDEPLIQELVRLKNLIQPDEILLVLDAATGQEAVNVATHFDQALSITGSILTKLDGDTRGGAALSMKSVTQKPIKFMGVGEKLEDFEPFHPERMASRILGMGDVVSLVERAAEAVDEEDARRLEEKMKKGHFSLEDFLDQLRQMKKLGPLDKIVGMLPGGSEMLKGADLSKQEKEFSHMEAMICGMTLEERKNPNILNASRRKRIAKGSGVTVAELNNLLNRFNQMQQMMKKFSKFQKMFGKMGAGAMPKGLPPGMFR, from the coding sequence ATGTTCGAATCCTTATCTGGTAAGCTGCAGAACGTGTTCCGGAATTTGCGTGGGTTAGGCAAGATTTCCGAAGACAACGTGGCGGACTCGTTGCGCGAGGTCCGGATGGCGCTGCTGGATGCCGACGTCAATTTCAAGGTGGTCAAGGAGTTCCTCGATAAGATCAAGGAGAAGTCCCTGGGCCAGGAGGTCATTCAGAGCGTTCATCCCGGCCAGCAGATCATTAAGATCATTCACGATGAGCTGGTCAGTCTGCTGGGAGCGACCAATTCGGGACTCGAATTCAAGAAGACCCCGGGCGTGTTGATGATGGTGGGCTTGCATGGATCGGGCAAGACCACGTCGTCCGGCAAGCTCGCCCGCTGGCTGGTGAAGCAGGATCGCAAGCCGTTGCTCGTCGGCGCGGACGTCTATCGTCCGGCCGCGATGGACCAGCTGGAAAAGCTGGGGCAGCAGCTCAACGTTCCGGTCTTCATCAAGAAGGGGGAGACCGATGTGCTGGTCATCGCCCGACTCGCGATGGAGCAGGCCCAGGCGCTCGGCTGCAACCTGGTCATCTTCGACACCGCCGGTCGGCTGCAGATCGATGAGCCTTTGATTCAAGAGCTGGTTCGCTTGAAGAACCTGATTCAGCCCGACGAAATTCTGCTCGTGCTCGATGCCGCCACCGGCCAGGAGGCTGTCAATGTGGCCACCCATTTCGATCAGGCCCTCAGCATTACCGGGTCGATTCTCACCAAGTTGGATGGCGATACGCGCGGCGGTGCGGCCCTGAGCATGAAGTCGGTCACCCAGAAGCCCATTAAGTTCATGGGTGTGGGTGAAAAGCTCGAGGATTTTGAACCGTTCCATCCGGAGCGGATGGCGTCCCGTATTCTGGGGATGGGCGACGTGGTGAGCTTGGTGGAGCGCGCGGCCGAGGCGGTGGACGAAGAGGATGCGCGTCGGCTGGAAGAGAAGATGAAGAAGGGGCATTTCAGCCTCGAAGATTTTCTTGATCAGCTCCGCCAGATGAAGAAGCTCGGGCCTCTAGATAAGATCGTCGGCATGCTGCCCGGGGGAAGTGAGATGCTCAAGGGGGCCGACCTTTCCAAACAGGAGAAGGAATTCTCGCACATGGAGGCGATGATCTGCGGGATGACTTTGGAGGAACGGAAGAACCCCAACATTCTTAACGCCAGTCGCCGGAAACGGATCGCGAAGGGCAGCGGCGTGACGGTGGCGGAGCTGAACAACCTGCTGAATCGATTCAATCAGATGCAGCAGATGATGAAGAAGTTCAGCAAGTTCCAGAAAATGTTCGGCAAGATGGGTGCTGGGGCTATGCCGAAAGGCCTGCCTCCGGGCATGTTCCGTTGA